The Pogona vitticeps strain Pit_001003342236 chromosome 6, PviZW2.1, whole genome shotgun sequence genome contains a region encoding:
- the METTL6 gene encoding tRNA N(3)-cytidine methyltransferase METTL6 isoform X2, with product MDESRHLQSDSSEAQLDMIIPSCEDGVFQKRGQKTRILTPEEEEKLASDQILVSDFKQQKLEKEAQKNWDLFYKRNSTNFFKDRHWTTREFEELKACRKFADQKLTILEAGCGVGNCLFPLLEDDDNIFAYACDFSPRAVEYVKQNPLYDAQRCKVFQCDLTRDDLLENVPPESVDVVMLIFVLSAIHPEKMHLVLRNIYKTSWQNFSYLLDMSKWSMNMCCGKL from the exons ATGGATGAATCCAGACACCTGCAAAGTGACTCATCTGAGGCTCAGCTTGATATGATAATACCAAGTTGTGAAGATGGTGTGTTTCAAAAGAGAGGACAAAAGACCAGAATACTTACTcctgaagaagaggaaaaactaGCTAGTGATCAGATCTTAGTATCAGACTTTAAGCAACAGAAACTTGAAAAAGAAGCACAAAAAAATtgggatttattttacaaaaggaaCAGTACTAACTTTTTCAAGGACAGGCACTGGACAACAAGAGAATTTGAAGAATTAAAAGCCTGCCGCAAG TTTGCAGATCAAAAACTGACGATTTTGGAAGCAGGTTGTGGTGTCGGGAACTGTTTGTTTCCACTTTTAGAAGACGATGACAATATTTTTGCTTATGCCTGTGATTTTTCTCCACGAGCTGTGGAATACGTAAAG CAAAACCCTTTATATGATGCTCAGAGATGCAAAGTATTCCAGTGTGACCTTACTAGAGATGACCTTTTGGAAAATGTGCCACCAGAATCTGTAGATGTTGTAATGTTAATATTTGTCCTTTCTGCCATTCACCCTGAGAAGATGCACTTAGTTTTGCGCAACATTTATAAG ACTTCTTGGCAGAACTTTTCCTATCTGTTGGATATGAGCAAGTGGTCAATGAATATGTGCTGCGGGAAACTGTGA
- the METTL6 gene encoding tRNA N(3)-cytidine methyltransferase METTL6 isoform X1, translating into MDESRHLQSDSSEAQLDMIIPSCEDGVFQKRGQKTRILTPEEEEKLASDQILVSDFKQQKLEKEAQKNWDLFYKRNSTNFFKDRHWTTREFEELKACRKFADQKLTILEAGCGVGNCLFPLLEDDDNIFAYACDFSPRAVEYVKQNPLYDAQRCKVFQCDLTRDDLLENVPPESVDVVMLIFVLSAIHPEKMHLVLRNIYKILKPGKCVLFRDYGLYDHAMLRFKPANKLGENFYVRQDGTRSFFFTEDFLAELFLSVGYEQVVNEYVLRETVNKKEGLCVPRVFLQSKFQKPQREM; encoded by the exons ATGGATGAATCCAGACACCTGCAAAGTGACTCATCTGAGGCTCAGCTTGATATGATAATACCAAGTTGTGAAGATGGTGTGTTTCAAAAGAGAGGACAAAAGACCAGAATACTTACTcctgaagaagaggaaaaactaGCTAGTGATCAGATCTTAGTATCAGACTTTAAGCAACAGAAACTTGAAAAAGAAGCACAAAAAAATtgggatttattttacaaaaggaaCAGTACTAACTTTTTCAAGGACAGGCACTGGACAACAAGAGAATTTGAAGAATTAAAAGCCTGCCGCAAG TTTGCAGATCAAAAACTGACGATTTTGGAAGCAGGTTGTGGTGTCGGGAACTGTTTGTTTCCACTTTTAGAAGACGATGACAATATTTTTGCTTATGCCTGTGATTTTTCTCCACGAGCTGTGGAATACGTAAAG CAAAACCCTTTATATGATGCTCAGAGATGCAAAGTATTCCAGTGTGACCTTACTAGAGATGACCTTTTGGAAAATGTGCCACCAGAATCTGTAGATGTTGTAATGTTAATATTTGTCCTTTCTGCCATTCACCCTGAGAAGATGCACTTAGTTTTGCGCAACATTTATAAG ATATTAAAACCAGGCAAATGTGTGCTGTTCAGAGATTATGGTCTCTACGATCATGCAATGCTGAGGTTTAAGCCTGCTAACAAGCTTGGAGAAAACTTTTATGTAAGGCAAGATGGAACTAGATCATTCTTTTTCACAGAGG ACTTCTTGGCAGAACTTTTCCTATCTGTTGGATATGAGCAAGTGGTCAATGAATATGTGCTGCGGGAAACTGTGAACAAGAAGGAAGGCCTGTGTGTGCCAAGGGTTTTTCTCCAAAGCAAATTTCAAAAGCCTCAAagagaaatgtga